A single genomic interval of Halomonas sp. GT harbors:
- a CDS encoding DUF421 domain-containing protein — protein sequence MDIVFYNGWESLLRTLIVGVLAYGVLVAFLRISGNRTLSKMNAFDLIVTVALGSTLATVLLSKDVALTEGALALALLISLQFVITWLSVRVSWVKRLVTGEPLMLLYQGEFLTSSLRQARVTKDEVRSAVRSSGLASLEAAQAVVLETDGSLSVVKREDEGTGSSLNGVRGSR from the coding sequence ATGGATATAGTCTTTTATAACGGTTGGGAAAGTTTGCTGCGCACGTTAATCGTTGGGGTACTTGCTTATGGTGTGCTGGTCGCGTTTTTGCGTATTTCAGGAAATCGTACGCTGTCTAAAATGAATGCCTTTGACTTAATTGTGACCGTTGCACTGGGGTCTACGTTAGCCACCGTGCTGCTTTCAAAAGACGTTGCTTTAACAGAAGGAGCGCTAGCATTAGCATTGCTGATTTCACTTCAGTTTGTGATTACATGGCTTAGCGTACGCGTTAGTTGGGTAAAGCGGTTGGTGACGGGCGAACCATTGATGCTGTTGTATCAGGGGGAGTTTTTAACGTCCTCGCTGCGCCAGGCTCGGGTTACCAAAGACGAAGTGCGCTCTGCTGTTCGCAGCAGTGGCCTTGCAAGCCTAGAAGCAGCGCAAGCAGTAGTACTTGAAACAGACGGCTCGCTTAGTGTTGTTAAGCGGGAAGATGAAGGTACAGGTTCAAGCCTGAATGGCGTTCGTGGATCTCGCTAA
- a CDS encoding DUF6693 family protein, translating to MNIKANLSILDIIGHLLIWVVLTIITFGIALFFFPYSFSRFVINRTSVVDIATGAERKMVCDINIFSNIGHIILWMIISILTFGLGYVFYFYRVWNYALNNSRIQ from the coding sequence GTGAATATTAAAGCGAATCTCTCTATTCTAGATATTATTGGCCACTTATTGATTTGGGTGGTGCTAACGATTATTACCTTCGGGATTGCATTGTTTTTCTTCCCCTATTCGTTTTCACGCTTTGTGATTAATCGTACTTCAGTCGTGGATATTGCAACTGGTGCAGAGCGTAAGATGGTGTGTGATATTAATATTTTTAGCAATATTGGTCATATTATTTTGTGGATGATTATCTCAATTTTAACGTTTGGTCTTGGGTATGTTTTTTACTTCTATCGTGTTTGGAATTACGCACTGAATAACTCTCGTATTCAGTAA
- a CDS encoding TonB-dependent siderophore receptor, with protein MTFTPTFRLRRLSIAVALASTAAIPGVQAQDGAPNDSVDLGTVEVTAEVAGRFGYSDAERDPLVGKLDVPLAEQPFSMSVIDQEFIQDSGAKNIQDTLLYTPGVYAGNFGFDTRGDSAKVRGLDAGRYLDGLRQLYGSYNTTRTNVYALESVEVLRGPSSMLYGQADLGGIINGVSKLPQEERSGEVWAQYGSFDRKQLAFDFTGAADEEGTFLYRIVGLTRDSDTQVDHVADDGYLIAPSFTWRPSDDTSITLLLNRQEDKSQVSAQFLPQVGTLEPGSKGFIGSERFVGEPGWDRYDSEKTETTLFVDHQLNENWAFSATARYTDSRTETREHWVDIPSVPDVNGDVDRTIFTADAETRILNMDARMQGKFELGSTQHTLIAGIDRQDARWSQDNYSSVTSGGGRFNVYNPQYGNLQLDSLNPTDRPDNEIEQVGVYLADHIEVGPVVVSAGVRRDWAENRTLALSGPDTVSDEGETTGRLGLMYRFDNGFSPYVSYAEAFSMNLGSDGTANPSPLKPTTGDQEEIGFKYVSPDQSLAISAAYFDITQHNRISDGATPGGVEQVGAVVDGWELQINKRWQQFETQLAYTNINAINDSTGARLPFVAEEQASWWNRLYVGSNWRIGAGVRYVGDNVGSGGAPVVPSNTLYDAMVGYTMGEWDFSVDVKNATDEETISWCRYEGGDCGYGDRRSIVGNVRYQF; from the coding sequence ATGACCTTTACACCTACTTTTCGATTGCGTCGGCTAAGCATTGCTGTAGCGCTGGCGTCGACGGCAGCTATTCCTGGCGTTCAAGCGCAAGACGGTGCACCAAATGACAGCGTCGACCTCGGCACGGTAGAAGTGACTGCTGAAGTTGCAGGGCGCTTTGGATATAGTGATGCTGAGCGAGATCCCCTCGTTGGCAAACTCGATGTGCCGCTGGCAGAGCAGCCATTCTCAATGTCAGTAATCGACCAAGAGTTTATACAAGACAGCGGTGCTAAAAATATTCAGGATACGTTGCTCTACACCCCCGGTGTTTACGCCGGTAACTTTGGGTTTGATACCCGTGGTGATAGTGCCAAAGTGCGTGGGCTAGACGCCGGGCGCTACTTGGATGGCTTGCGCCAGTTGTATGGCTCTTACAATACGACGAGAACCAATGTTTATGCGCTGGAAAGCGTTGAAGTACTGCGTGGACCGTCGTCGATGCTTTATGGCCAAGCCGATCTAGGTGGCATTATTAACGGCGTTTCTAAGCTTCCTCAGGAAGAGCGAAGTGGGGAAGTTTGGGCGCAGTACGGCTCTTTCGATCGCAAACAGTTGGCATTTGATTTCACCGGTGCTGCGGATGAAGAGGGCACGTTTTTATATCGGATTGTTGGTTTGACTCGCGATAGTGATACCCAGGTAGATCATGTAGCCGATGACGGTTATTTAATTGCCCCTTCGTTTACTTGGCGTCCCAGTGACGATACCAGCATCACACTACTGCTCAATCGTCAGGAAGATAAAAGCCAGGTTTCTGCCCAGTTCTTGCCTCAGGTAGGCACATTAGAGCCGGGTTCCAAGGGCTTTATTGGCTCTGAGCGCTTTGTTGGTGAGCCGGGCTGGGATCGTTATGACAGCGAAAAAACTGAAACGACGCTGTTTGTTGATCACCAGCTGAATGAGAACTGGGCTTTTTCAGCCACCGCGCGCTATACCGATTCCCGCACCGAGACCCGAGAGCACTGGGTGGATATCCCTAGTGTTCCTGATGTTAATGGCGATGTGGACCGTACGATCTTTACGGCAGACGCAGAAACACGCATTTTGAATATGGATGCGCGTATGCAAGGGAAGTTTGAACTGGGCAGCACCCAGCATACGCTGATAGCCGGTATTGATCGTCAGGATGCCCGCTGGTCTCAAGACAACTACAGCTCGGTGACCAGCGGTGGGGGGCGCTTTAATGTTTACAACCCCCAATATGGAAATCTACAGCTAGATTCGCTCAACCCAACAGACCGCCCCGATAATGAAATTGAGCAGGTCGGGGTGTATCTTGCCGATCATATTGAAGTCGGGCCTGTCGTCGTATCCGCAGGCGTGCGCCGAGACTGGGCTGAAAACCGTACCTTGGCGCTGTCAGGTCCCGATACGGTAAGCGATGAAGGTGAAACAACCGGGCGATTGGGATTGATGTATCGTTTTGATAATGGCTTTTCGCCTTATGTAAGCTACGCGGAAGCATTTTCGATGAACCTGGGTAGCGACGGCACGGCGAACCCCAGCCCGTTGAAGCCCACCACCGGCGACCAAGAGGAGATTGGCTTTAAGTACGTCTCGCCAGATCAGTCGTTGGCGATTAGCGCGGCTTACTTTGATATTACCCAGCATAACCGCATCAGCGACGGTGCAACGCCGGGCGGTGTAGAGCAAGTGGGTGCTGTGGTGGATGGCTGGGAGCTGCAGATCAATAAACGCTGGCAGCAATTCGAGACGCAGCTGGCGTATACCAACATAAACGCGATCAACGATAGCACGGGTGCCCGGTTACCTTTTGTTGCTGAAGAGCAAGCGTCCTGGTGGAACCGTCTCTATGTCGGTAGCAACTGGCGTATCGGTGCTGGGGTGCGTTATGTGGGGGATAATGTTGGATCTGGAGGTGCTCCCGTTGTGCCTTCTAATACGCTTTATGACGCCATGGTGGGTTATACGATGGGGGAGTGGGACTTCTCGGTTGATGTGAAAAATGCCACAGATGAAGAGACTATCTCTTGGTGCCGCTATGAAGGTGGTGATTGTGGATATGGCGACCGCCGCAGTATCGTGGGTAATGTTCGATACCAGTTCTAA
- a CDS encoding DUF2798 domain-containing protein has protein sequence MFDPKYAQLIFSFLMALFMSCIMSLVITLYNVGFIDGIVFVWLKAWLFAFAVALPVINLVSPIVRRLVKVLIKHPH, from the coding sequence ATGTTTGATCCAAAATACGCCCAGCTGATATTTTCTTTCTTAATGGCACTGTTTATGTCATGCATTATGTCGCTGGTGATTACGCTCTACAATGTCGGCTTTATAGATGGCATTGTCTTTGTTTGGTTGAAGGCATGGCTATTTGCTTTTGCGGTTGCTCTACCGGTCATTAATCTAGTGTCGCCTATTGTACGGCGATTGGTTAAGGTACTTATTAAGCACCCACACTAA
- the yghU gene encoding glutathione-dependent disulfide-bond oxidoreductase, producing the protein MSDNTTYTPPRVWKWEPGNGGKFANINRPIAGATHDKVLPVGKHPLQLYSLATPNGVKVTVMLEELLEQGIKQAEYDAHLIQIGEGDQFGSGFVEVNPNSKIPALMDHSTTPPQRVFESGAILLYLAEKFGAFLPNDPAKRTECLSWLFWQMGSAPMLGGGFGHFYAYAPEKYQYPIDRYTMEVKRQLDVLDRHLADNRFMAGDEYTIADMAIHPWYGALVKNRVYEAAEFLEAHTYQNVLRWTEEIDARPAVQRGRIVNRTWGEPNEQLHERHDASDFIHKTEDKR; encoded by the coding sequence ATGAGCGACAACACGACTTATACGCCACCGCGGGTTTGGAAATGGGAACCTGGTAACGGTGGAAAATTCGCTAACATCAATCGCCCCATTGCTGGCGCGACCCACGATAAAGTATTGCCCGTGGGTAAGCATCCACTGCAGCTTTACTCTCTTGCAACCCCAAACGGCGTAAAAGTTACCGTCATGCTTGAAGAGCTGCTGGAACAGGGTATTAAACAAGCGGAATACGATGCTCACCTGATACAAATTGGCGAAGGTGATCAGTTTGGTAGCGGCTTTGTTGAGGTAAACCCCAACTCTAAAATTCCAGCGCTAATGGATCACAGCACCACCCCGCCACAGCGGGTCTTTGAGTCAGGAGCGATTCTGCTTTATTTAGCTGAGAAATTTGGTGCGTTCTTACCCAATGACCCGGCGAAGCGAACCGAGTGCCTATCCTGGTTATTTTGGCAAATGGGTAGTGCGCCCATGCTTGGCGGCGGCTTTGGTCACTTTTACGCTTACGCACCAGAAAAATACCAGTACCCGATTGATCGCTATACCATGGAAGTGAAACGTCAGTTGGATGTACTGGATCGCCACTTAGCGGATAACCGCTTTATGGCGGGCGATGAGTACACCATCGCGGATATGGCGATTCACCCGTGGTACGGCGCACTGGTAAAAAACCGCGTGTATGAAGCAGCTGAGTTTTTAGAAGCCCACACCTATCAGAACGTTTTACGCTGGACTGAGGAGATTGACGCACGCCCTGCCGTTCAACGTGGACGAATAGTTAACCGCACCTGGGGTGAGCCTAACGAACAGCTCCACGAACGCCACGATGCCAGTGACTTTATTCACAAGACAGAAGATAAACGTTAA
- a CDS encoding aspartate/glutamate racemase family protein: MRTIGVLGGMSWESTQSYYQALNQGVNQALGGFHSAQIVMISVDFAEIETLQQRGDWQTAGQLLASAAKRIEEAGAECLLLATNTMHNVAPAIESAIQIPFLHIADATGETCQSDGVTRVGLIGTRFTMEQDFYKARLKERFGIDVVIPNEQERAEVHQVIFDELCHGDILASSRVRYLDIITSLHQQGAEAIILGCTEIALLVEQKHTQVPLYDTTALHASKAVEWALGN; this comes from the coding sequence ATGCGGACTATTGGCGTATTAGGCGGTATGAGTTGGGAGTCGACACAAAGTTATTATCAGGCGCTAAATCAGGGGGTTAATCAGGCTCTTGGCGGTTTTCACTCAGCGCAGATTGTGATGATAAGTGTTGATTTTGCTGAAATAGAAACCCTGCAACAACGGGGGGATTGGCAAACTGCTGGCCAGTTGCTCGCAAGCGCTGCCAAACGTATTGAAGAGGCTGGGGCAGAATGTTTGCTATTGGCTACCAATACTATGCATAACGTCGCGCCTGCGATTGAGTCTGCTATTCAGATTCCCTTTTTGCACATCGCCGATGCTACCGGGGAAACATGTCAGAGTGATGGCGTGACTCGGGTTGGGTTAATAGGTACCCGCTTCACGATGGAGCAGGACTTTTACAAGGCACGCTTAAAAGAGCGCTTTGGGATTGATGTCGTCATTCCGAATGAGCAAGAACGTGCCGAGGTGCATCAGGTTATTTTCGACGAGCTATGCCATGGCGATATCCTCGCGTCATCGCGTGTGCGTTATCTGGATATTATTACGTCGCTACACCAGCAGGGTGCCGAGGCCATCATTCTAGGTTGCACAGAGATAGCGCTATTGGTCGAGCAGAAACACACCCAGGTACCCCTTTATGACACCACCGCTCTGCACGCAAGCAAAGCGGTGGAGTGGGCGCTAGGTAATTAA
- a CDS encoding organic hydroperoxide resistance protein, producing the protein MSIETVAYRAHAHATGGREGHAKSSDGALNVQLSTPKELGGAGGEGTNPEQLFAAGYSACFLGALKHVASQEKVKLPDETQIDGSVGIGAIPTGFGIEVELKISLPGLEKDVAQSLVDKAHIVCPYSNATRGNIDVTLTLV; encoded by the coding sequence ATGTCAATTGAAACTGTTGCTTACCGTGCACACGCTCACGCCACTGGCGGCCGCGAAGGTCATGCTAAGTCCTCTGACGGCGCGCTAAATGTTCAGCTCAGTACACCTAAAGAGCTAGGTGGCGCAGGCGGTGAAGGCACTAACCCCGAACAGCTGTTTGCTGCAGGCTACTCCGCTTGTTTCCTAGGCGCACTTAAACACGTCGCCAGCCAGGAAAAAGTTAAACTTCCCGACGAAACCCAGATTGATGGCAGTGTGGGTATTGGCGCCATTCCAACTGGCTTCGGTATTGAAGTTGAGCTAAAAATCAGCTTGCCTGGTTTGGAAAAAGACGTTGCCCAATCACTGGTCGACAAAGCCCATATTGTTTGCCCCTACTCCAACGCTACCCGCGGAAATATCGATGTCACACTGACGCTGGTTTAA
- a CDS encoding MarR family winged helix-turn-helix transcriptional regulator yields MPALDPCSELELDHQLCFALYSTSLMMTKVYKPLLKELGLTYPQYLAMLVLWQEDGLTVGTLSKRLLTDPGSLTPLLKRLESDQLLIRQRSLQDERVVELFLTDKGRSLREQARHIPSCIVNASETSVEALNQLKEDLVQLRENLLKVK; encoded by the coding sequence ATGCCAGCGCTAGACCCTTGTAGCGAATTAGAGTTAGATCACCAGCTCTGCTTTGCGTTGTATTCAACATCGCTGATGATGACCAAAGTTTATAAACCTCTGCTCAAAGAGCTAGGGCTCACTTACCCGCAATACCTCGCCATGCTGGTACTGTGGCAAGAAGATGGCCTAACAGTAGGTACCCTAAGCAAACGCTTACTAACAGATCCTGGCTCGTTAACGCCGCTACTAAAACGGCTTGAAAGTGATCAGCTGCTTATCCGGCAGCGTAGCCTTCAAGATGAACGTGTTGTCGAGTTATTCCTGACAGATAAAGGCCGCTCGCTTCGTGAACAGGCGCGCCATATTCCCAGCTGTATCGTCAACGCCAGCGAAACGTCGGTTGAAGCACTCAACCAACTGAAAGAAGATTTAGTCCAGCTGCGCGAAAACTTACTTAAGGTCAAGTAA
- a CDS encoding TRAP transporter substrate-binding protein produces MTTIWRSTLTLVGATTLTFGMAHAQSPELSDPPAIEGDVVADHGSHTLRMGIGLSETSPQFLSSQYFGEILEQRTDGRITVNVFPNSQLGDDVQMMEMLQTGTLDMTYPSSSATTGYVEALSAFDLPFLLPSREAAIAVMQSDVAQGMLDAFEGTGLKALTFSENGYRQLSNSARPIESPEDVAGLDVRGLSVRTMENPVHLAIWEALGANPTPMAFGELFSALEQGVVDGQENPWSTILTSNFNEVQDYGTETRHVYTPFIMMLSERTWNRMAPEYQALVQEAARQSAEYEIQLSAEYDDWSRDQLEARGMQITRLDDEQLAAFQDAVQPVYEEWAPRIGEDLIAEIQQIVEDSSN; encoded by the coding sequence ATGACAACGATTTGGCGCAGCACGCTTACTTTGGTCGGTGCGACCACTCTGACTTTTGGCATGGCACATGCTCAAAGCCCTGAACTTTCTGATCCGCCTGCGATTGAAGGCGACGTAGTGGCTGACCACGGAAGTCACACCCTGCGTATGGGCATTGGCCTGTCCGAAACATCGCCGCAGTTTCTCTCTAGCCAGTACTTCGGTGAAATTCTTGAGCAGCGTACCGATGGCCGTATTACGGTCAATGTTTTCCCCAACAGCCAGTTGGGCGACGATGTTCAAATGATGGAAATGCTGCAAACCGGCACGTTGGATATGACCTATCCTTCAAGCTCAGCTACGACCGGGTACGTGGAGGCACTGTCAGCATTTGATTTGCCATTCCTATTACCAAGCCGAGAAGCCGCGATTGCTGTTATGCAGAGTGATGTGGCTCAGGGAATGCTGGATGCGTTTGAGGGCACGGGCTTAAAAGCACTGACGTTCTCAGAAAATGGCTACCGCCAGCTCTCTAATAGTGCACGGCCCATCGAATCACCTGAAGATGTTGCTGGCTTAGACGTTCGCGGACTCAGTGTTCGTACGATGGAAAACCCTGTGCACTTAGCCATTTGGGAAGCGTTAGGTGCCAACCCAACACCAATGGCCTTTGGCGAGCTATTTTCGGCGCTTGAGCAAGGTGTTGTGGACGGCCAGGAAAACCCGTGGAGCACCATCCTTACTTCTAACTTCAATGAAGTGCAGGATTACGGCACCGAAACGCGTCACGTTTATACGCCATTTATCATGATGCTCTCCGAGCGTACCTGGAACCGCATGGCGCCTGAGTATCAAGCGCTGGTGCAGGAAGCTGCCCGACAGTCTGCTGAGTACGAAATCCAACTTTCTGCCGAGTATGACGATTGGTCGCGTGATCAGTTAGAAGCACGCGGTATGCAAATTACCCGCTTAGATGATGAGCAGTTAGCCGCTTTCCAAGACGCCGTTCAGCCTGTTTATGAAGAGTGGGCACCGCGTATCGGTGAAGATCTGATCGCTGAAATTCAACAAATCGTGGAAGACAGCAGCAACTAA
- a CDS encoding TRAP transporter small permease, with amino-acid sequence MTTSSTPPNAVTSTAPTLEDPSVYLNDPNRKLLEIDTETRQGPALFRWLTLAMEYLIGVILAALIVAVSSNVVGRSVFNHSLPWVDELARMLFIWLVFIGAAAAFARYEHIAVDALVRRLPLRVAHMLYFLQHLIIAGLMLVMIWGGYQVLTRSSGRSAIMGVPLSLVSLSLVLCVIFIAAVSLWRMWVSVGVIRQPHRQSADLPGER; translated from the coding sequence ATGACTACCTCCTCTACTCCCCCAAACGCGGTGACCTCTACAGCACCAACGTTGGAAGATCCGTCGGTTTATTTGAACGACCCTAATCGCAAGCTGCTTGAGATTGATACTGAGACTCGCCAAGGTCCTGCGCTGTTCCGCTGGTTAACACTCGCTATGGAGTATTTGATTGGCGTTATTTTGGCGGCGCTGATTGTCGCGGTTTCCAGTAATGTCGTTGGCCGTTCTGTGTTCAACCATTCACTGCCCTGGGTCGATGAGTTGGCACGCATGCTGTTTATTTGGCTGGTCTTTATCGGCGCAGCGGCGGCGTTTGCACGCTATGAGCATATTGCTGTCGATGCGCTGGTGAGGCGCTTGCCGTTGCGTGTCGCGCATATGCTCTATTTCTTACAACACCTGATTATTGCAGGGCTCATGCTGGTGATGATTTGGGGCGGCTATCAAGTGCTCACGCGCTCAAGCGGACGCTCCGCGATCATGGGCGTACCGCTAAGCTTGGTCAGCCTGTCATTGGTGTTGTGCGTCATTTTTATCGCGGCGGTATCGCTTTGGCGTATGTGGGTAAGCGTGGGAGTTATCCGTCAACCACATCGCCAATCGGCTGACTTACCAGGGGAGCGTTAA
- a CDS encoding TRAP transporter large permease — protein MLWIFLAILLASIVIGLPIAFGLGVAALVMAVLSDIPLSIMIEQSIRGVNSFPLLAIPFFILVGEVMSNGGIARRLMELAGALVGFMRGGLGQVAITGSMFFGGISGSAVADTAATGAMMIPSMKQQGYTAANATAINTVSSVIGIIIPPSIPLILYGIVTETSISRLFIAGIVPGLLIGAALMVTTFILASKQGGGVRQFRWDRLWKAFKDAWLALVLPVIVIGGIIGGVFTATEAAVAALLYSLAISLLVYREFKLSELGGMLIRTARLTGMVMMLLAFATVIAWFLTINMVPQTLVRQVQAITQEPFLLLLIVAGLLLLVGFVMDLTPAMVIMAPMLAPIVTSVGVDAAYFGVLMAFILGIGLLTPPVGTCLYVGCGVGKVSMESLVKAMLPYYAALIVVLVVLIAFPGIVTWLPDLTAVRGN, from the coding sequence ATGCTGTGGATTTTTCTAGCCATATTATTGGCATCTATTGTGATTGGTTTGCCGATTGCGTTTGGCCTAGGGGTAGCAGCCTTAGTCATGGCAGTGCTCTCTGATATCCCGCTATCGATTATGATTGAGCAGTCAATTCGTGGCGTGAATAGCTTCCCGCTACTGGCGATTCCCTTCTTTATTCTCGTCGGCGAAGTGATGAGCAATGGTGGCATTGCTCGACGCTTGATGGAGCTTGCAGGCGCGTTGGTGGGCTTTATGCGCGGTGGGCTTGGCCAGGTAGCCATTACCGGTTCGATGTTTTTTGGCGGGATCAGCGGCTCGGCGGTTGCGGATACCGCAGCGACCGGCGCGATGATGATCCCCTCGATGAAACAGCAAGGTTACACCGCCGCAAATGCCACGGCGATAAACACCGTGTCATCGGTGATCGGCATTATTATTCCACCGTCAATACCGCTTATTTTATATGGCATTGTTACCGAGACGTCGATCAGTCGCCTGTTTATCGCGGGGATTGTGCCTGGCCTGTTAATTGGCGCGGCGCTAATGGTGACCACCTTTATTCTAGCGAGCAAGCAGGGTGGCGGCGTTCGCCAATTTCGCTGGGACCGGCTGTGGAAAGCGTTTAAGGATGCCTGGCTAGCCCTGGTGCTTCCTGTGATCGTTATAGGTGGCATTATTGGCGGCGTATTTACCGCTACAGAGGCTGCCGTTGCTGCGCTGCTCTATTCGCTGGCTATTTCTCTGCTGGTATACCGCGAATTTAAGCTCAGCGAGTTGGGCGGTATGTTAATTCGCACTGCAAGGCTTACTGGCATGGTGATGATGCTGTTGGCATTTGCCACCGTTATTGCTTGGTTTTTGACTATTAACATGGTTCCACAAACCTTAGTACGCCAAGTACAGGCGATTACCCAGGAGCCGTTTTTGCTGCTGCTAATTGTGGCGGGGCTACTGCTGTTGGTGGGGTTCGTGATGGACCTAACGCCGGCCATGGTGATTATGGCACCGATGCTTGCGCCGATTGTGACATCGGTAGGCGTCGATGCCGCTTATTTTGGCGTTCTAATGGCCTTTATTTTAGGCATTGGGCTGTTGACCCCGCCGGTTGGCACCTGCCTGTACGTTGGGTGTGGCGTTGGCAAGGTGTCTATGGAATCTCTGGTAAAAGCCATGCTGCCTTACTACGCCGCCTTGATCGTTGTTCTGGTGGTGCTGATTGCGTTCCCTGGCATCGTTACTTGGCTGCCAGACCTAACCGCCGTGCGCGGCAATTGA
- a CDS encoding gluconokinase, producing the protein MNKLSHRILVMGVSGSGKSHIGQQLAAELGATFIDGDDHHSPANVAKMASGTPLNDNDRRDWLATLADLFAAHKARNASVVIACSGLKKRYRDRLREGDPALRVLYLEGTHALLRERLETRAGHFFKGDNMLASQLADLEPPSSDEAVTVSIALSPIEIVERFTAALAPTLRVH; encoded by the coding sequence GTGAATAAATTATCACATCGTATTCTTGTCATGGGCGTTTCTGGATCAGGGAAGTCTCATATTGGACAGCAGTTAGCAGCAGAACTGGGCGCAACGTTTATTGACGGTGACGACCATCATTCACCCGCCAATGTGGCGAAAATGGCCAGCGGTACGCCACTCAATGACAATGATCGTCGTGACTGGCTGGCAACACTTGCTGATCTGTTCGCGGCTCATAAAGCGCGCAATGCTTCTGTGGTCATCGCCTGTTCCGGCCTTAAAAAACGCTATCGGGATCGCCTGCGTGAAGGTGACCCCGCACTGCGTGTTTTGTATTTAGAAGGAACCCACGCACTTCTGCGTGAACGGTTAGAAACCAGGGCAGGGCACTTCTTTAAAGGTGATAACATGCTGGCAAGCCAGCTTGCCGATTTAGAGCCGCCAAGCAGTGATGAAGCGGTGACGGTCTCCATTGCGCTATCGCCTATCGAGATTGTCGAGCGCTTCACGGCGGCGCTAGCACCCACGCTACGCGTTCATTAG
- the gntR gene encoding gluconate operon transcriptional repressor GntR: MKKKRPTLQDIADRVDATKMTVSRCLRDPDTVSEGLRERIFSVAEQIGYIPNRAPDLLSRATSHSIGVLVPSLTNQVFADVIVGIEAYTEPAGYHLMLSHYGYSPELEERSLASLLSYNVDGVILSDRDHTPRSLRMLETAGIPIVEIMDTRRPPLQQAVGYDNVQAAYDMVSEMIRRGRRQVIYLAVRLDERTRQREQGYRQAMEEQGLTPITLQSSQRSSYSVGAALMQEIQRDHPGADGIFCTNDDVAVGAYFECLRHGINVPGKMAIAGFHGHDVGQAMTPRLASVITPRQAIGEVAAKTLLSRIRGEFSEHQVMDLGYRIEAGKTL, encoded by the coding sequence TTGAAGAAAAAACGCCCGACATTACAAGATATTGCTGATCGCGTTGACGCGACAAAAATGACCGTCAGTCGCTGCTTGCGGGACCCTGATACGGTATCGGAAGGGCTTCGCGAACGTATTTTTAGCGTTGCTGAGCAGATTGGCTATATTCCCAATCGGGCACCAGACCTGCTTTCTCGGGCTACCAGCCACTCTATCGGCGTGTTGGTGCCATCGCTGACCAACCAAGTATTTGCTGATGTCATTGTCGGTATCGAAGCGTACACCGAGCCTGCCGGTTATCACTTGATGCTCTCTCACTACGGTTACAGCCCTGAGCTTGAAGAGCGCAGTTTGGCCTCGCTGCTCTCTTATAATGTGGATGGCGTCATCTTGTCTGACCGCGATCACACGCCGCGTAGCCTGCGGATGTTGGAGACAGCCGGTATTCCTATTGTGGAAATTATGGATACCCGCCGCCCGCCACTACAGCAGGCGGTGGGTTACGATAACGTACAGGCCGCTTACGATATGGTGAGTGAGATGATTCGCCGTGGCAGGCGCCAGGTGATTTATCTGGCTGTGCGTCTAGATGAACGGACACGCCAGCGCGAGCAAGGCTATCGCCAAGCCATGGAAGAGCAGGGGTTAACACCGATAACGCTTCAGAGCAGTCAGCGCTCTTCCTATAGTGTTGGGGCGGCGCTTATGCAGGAAATTCAGCGAGATCACCCTGGTGCCGATGGCATTTTCTGCACCAATGATGATGTTGCGGTGGGGGCTTACTTTGAGTGTTTACGCCATGGCATTAATGTCCCCGGAAAAATGGCGATTGCCGGGTTTCATGGCCACGATGTTGGCCAGGCGATGACGCCGCGCCTTGCCAGTGTCATTACACCTCGGCAAGCCATTGGGGAAGTCGCTGCGAAAACGCTATTGTCGCGCATTCGTGGCGAGTTCTCTGAACACCAAGTGATGGATCTGGGGTATCGAATTGAGGCGGGCAAAACACTTTAG